In the Sulfobacillus thermosulfidooxidans DSM 9293 genome, TTTTCGCAAATTCTGGAAGATTTGGGACAACATGATGCGGTCATTCTTAGAACTGTAGACCAAGCACCTGGTTGTCCTGTGCCTGACCATGAACGACATTAATGGGATTGCAAGATAAGAACAAAGGGGATTGTGTGTTGCTGGCTATTATCTTATTTATCATTGTTCTGGTTTTAGTTATTGTCCAGCCAAGAGGGCTGTCCATCGGCTATAGTGCGGCGGGTGGCGCGATTATCGCGTTATTACTCGGACTCGTGTCCATAGCTAATGTGGTTGAAGTCGTGGATATTGTCTGGGATGCGACCTTAACGTTCGTGGCGCTTATTCTCATTTCGATGGTACTGGACCGCATTGGTTTTTTCGAATGGGCAGCGCTTAGCATGAGCCACCTCGCCAAAGACAGTGGATACAAGCTATTTATATGGATAGGATTATTGGGGGCAGTGGTGGCCATGTTCTTTGCCAATGATGGGGCCGCCTTAATTCTGACACCGCTAGTCTATGAGCAAACGCGCATTTTAAAGCTGTCTCCGAAAGCGACGTTGGCGTTCATTATGACCAGCGGTTTTATTGCCGATACAACCTCTGTCCCGCTGGTGATTTCCAATTTGGTTAATATTGTGTCCGCCGACTATTTCCATCTCGGTTTCTTATCCTACCTGGTGCACATGGTTCCCGTCGATCTTGTGGCCTTAAGCGCGAGCTTAGTGGCATTATTCATTTATTACCACAAGCATATCCCCGTACACATTGACACCAGTGCTTTACCGGATCCCAAAAGTCGGATAAAAGACGTCCGGGTATTTCGCCTGGCTTGGATTATTCTTCCGCTGTTACTATCCGGATATTTTCTTAGCCAGTTTCTTCATTGGCCCGTCTCAATTTTTACGATGGCGGCAGTGGCCGTGTTATTAGCAGGAGCTGCCCAAAGTCCTTATATCTCATCGCTCAAGCTTATTAAAGAGGCTCCCTGGAAAATTGTGGTCTTTTCAATTGGCATGTATATTGTCGTTTTTGGGTTGAGAAACCAAGGGCTAACTGCCATTTTGGGCCACCAATTTCACCAGTTGAGTGTAGGGGGCACTTTAACAGCCGCCGTGGGCACAGGGTTTATTGCTGCACTTCTTTCATCGGTCATGAATAATATGCCGACTGTTCTAATTGATGCCTTAGCCATTCATCATGCCCATCTTTCAGCGGTCATGACGCATTTAATGGCCTATGCTAATGTTATTGGTTCGGATTTGGGCCCTAAACTCACACCGATTGGCTCTTTGGCTACACTGTTATGGCTTCACGTCTTAGAGCAGCGCCAGGTGCGGATTAGCTATCTTTATTACATGAAAGTAGGATTTTTACTCACGATTCCGGTGCTGTTGACGACTTTAGTCGCTTTAGCGATTTGGACAGGTGTGATTGGAGCTTAATATTGTCTTTTCGAGGATGTTGGACAACAAAAGAGCTCTTGGATCATATAGGCCCAAGAGCTCAGTAAAGGAAGCTGTCTTTGATAGGGATTATTGTCCTAACTGTTCTTTGAAATAGGCAAAAGTTTTCTCGAGTCCCTCTTCTAAAGAGACTTTAGGAGACCAACCCAAATATTTTTTGGCTTTATCAATATTCGGGCAGCGATTGGTGGGATCATCTGCTGGCAAGGGGCGAAATTCCGTGTAAAGAGGGACCCCCGCTACTTTGGCGACGGCTTGAGCAAAGTTTAAGATGGTTCGCTCTTCCGGATTACCAATATTGAATACTTCACCAGACAAGCCGTCCCGAATAATGGCTTGATAAATCCCTTCCACTTCGTCAGAAACATAGCAGAAGCTGCGTGTTTGTTGTCCATCGCCATAGACTGTCAAGGGCTTGCCTTCTAAGGCTTGGCGAACGAAATTGGGTACGACGCGACCATCTTCTGATTGCATGCGTGGTCCATAACAGTTAAAAAATCGTAAAATCCGCAAGTCAAGGCCAAATTGGCGATGATATTCCATAGCGATGGCTTCCCCATAGCGCTTACCTTCATCATAACAAGCCCGTTCACCATTGGGATTCACATGGCCCCAGTAGGTTTCACTTTGAGGGGAGACTTGGGGATCACCATACACCTCCGAAGTCGATCCCAGAATGAAACGGGCTTGAAATTTTCGGGCGAGTTTCAACGCGTTTTCTGTACCAATGGAATTGACACGTAATGTTTCTAACGCAAGGCGGCGGTAATGAATGGGAGATGCTGCAGAAGCCAAGTGGACAACAACGTCTGCCTGATCAATGCTCAAAACATCATCAGGAGGATATTCTGTAATATCCCATGTTAGGCGTTTGACGTGCTCATCACGATGATGCTTCAAATTATCCCAAGTTCCGGTCGCCAGGTTGTCAATGGCTACCACAAAATAGTCGTTTTCCACCAACTTGTCCACTAAATGACTGCCCATAAATCCTGCAGCACCGGTAATAATAGCCGTTTTCATCGATTCTCGTCCCTTTCTTTTTCCCAAC is a window encoding:
- a CDS encoding arsenical efflux pump membrane protein ArsB, with amino-acid sequence MLLAIILFIIVLVLVIVQPRGLSIGYSAAGGAIIALLLGLVSIANVVEVVDIVWDATLTFVALILISMVLDRIGFFEWAALSMSHLAKDSGYKLFIWIGLLGAVVAMFFANDGAALILTPLVYEQTRILKLSPKATLAFIMTSGFIADTTSVPLVISNLVNIVSADYFHLGFLSYLVHMVPVDLVALSASLVALFIYYHKHIPVHIDTSALPDPKSRIKDVRVFRLAWIILPLLLSGYFLSQFLHWPVSIFTMAAVAVLLAGAAQSPYISSLKLIKEAPWKIVVFSIGMYIVVFGLRNQGLTAILGHQFHQLSVGGTLTAAVGTGFIAALLSSVMNNMPTVLIDALAIHHAHLSAVMTHLMAYANVIGSDLGPKLTPIGSLATLLWLHVLEQRQVRISYLYYMKVGFLLTIPVLLTTLVALAIWTGVIGA
- a CDS encoding NAD-dependent epimerase/dehydratase family protein, producing MKTAIITGAAGFMGSHLVDKLVENDYFVVAIDNLATGTWDNLKHHRDEHVKRLTWDITEYPPDDVLSIDQADVVVHLASAASPIHYRRLALETLRVNSIGTENALKLARKFQARFILGSTSEVYGDPQVSPQSETYWGHVNPNGERACYDEGKRYGEAIAMEYHRQFGLDLRILRFFNCYGPRMQSEDGRVVPNFVRQALEGKPLTVYGDGQQTRSFCYVSDEVEGIYQAIIRDGLSGEVFNIGNPEERTILNFAQAVAKVAGVPLYTEFRPLPADDPTNRCPNIDKAKKYLGWSPKVSLEEGLEKTFAYFKEQLGQ